CCCTGCAAGGATTCCCGACAGCGACAACCCCTGACGGAATATCTTTTGTCACAACACTTCCAGCGCCGATAACAGCGTTATCTCCGATAGATACGCCGGGCAGTACAACAACATTGCCGCCTATCCATACGTTGCTGCCGACTTTAATCGGATAAGCATACTCCAGCCCTGCATTACGGCGCTCTGCGTCAAGCGGGTGTCCAGCTGTATAGAAACCGCAGTTTGGACCGATCATTACATTATCCCCAAAAATAACCTTTGCTGTGTCAAGAATTATACAGTTGTGATTTACATAGAAATTGCTGCCTATTTCGATGTTGTAACCATAGTCGCACATAAATGGCGGCTCAATAAAAAAGGGACCTCCTATTTTGCCAAAAAGTTTCTTGATTAAAGCGGTTTTTTCCTCAATTTTTGCTGGATGGAGCTGATTATATTCGTAGCAGATTGCTTTACAATAAGCCCGTTCCTCGATCAGTTCTTTATCATACATTGCATTATATAATAATCCCCGAGCTGCTTTCTCTTTTTCAGTCATTTCAGCCATTATTATTTCCCTCCTTAGTAAAATGGTAATTCTGTTTATTTAATTGCTTTTGAGAAAGTGCTTGGTTAATTGCTCTTGAAGAAGTGTTTAATTGTGAACTTAAAATCACACAATTCAAAGAAAAATCTGACCTTAAAATAAGAATTAAAATATAGGAAAAGAAGGTTAAGCTGAAGATCAGAAATAGTGATTTGAAATCGATGAGCTGCAATTCAATCTCCAGTATAACCTCAAGGTCATACCTTTTTACCTGGAATCATTGTTTACATTATTTTTCCAAAGATCATTGAGGATATTTTTATTAGCACGTAAGCTATTGGCAAAGATGCTAGAAACAAGTACAGAAAAAATCCAAGTGAGCGAAGACATTTCATTATACGAACTTCAATGCTGTTCCCCCCGCGAATTACAGCACCATCATAACCTATTGCGTTGTCAAACCGCCTGAAATATGGATCATTCTGTTTCATGTATTTACCCCACTGTTTTTCTCCCCACTGTAAAGTTCTCTTTAATTTACTTTAATAGTAAATACAGATACTTCCTATAAATAGTTATCTTATTGAACTAATGTTAGTTCAATAGTGTTTCAGAGATATTGATAATACTAAATTAGTCAAATGGGTACAAAAAGCAGGCAAAATAGATGATACTGTCTCATTTACGTATTGTTTTTGGTCTTCGCCACAACATCTATTGAGGAACTTTTCCAAAAATTATTCTTAAAGTTTTAAT
The Methanosarcina thermophila TM-1 genome window above contains:
- a CDS encoding sugar O-acetyltransferase; translated protein: MAEMTEKEKAARGLLYNAMYDKELIEERAYCKAICYEYNQLHPAKIEEKTALIKKLFGKIGGPFFIEPPFMCDYGYNIEIGSNFYVNHNCIILDTAKVIFGDNVMIGPNCGFYTAGHPLDAERRNAGLEYAYPIKVGSNVWIGGNVVVLPGVSIGDNAVIGAGSVVTKDIPSGVVAVGNPCRVIREITDEDKKL